Genomic window (Thermococcus sp. 21S7):
CGCCGCTTCCGTCATGTCCATGACGAGGAATCCGTCCATCCTCGCCTCCAACGCCCTAATCGGGTCAACCTCCACCACTATCACCGTCGCTCCGAGTCCCCTCGCGCGCATGGCTATGCCCCTGCCGCACCAGCCGTAGCCGACAACGACGACGTTCTTACCCGCTATCAGCAGGTTGGTGGTTCTCAGGATTCCGTCCCACGTTGACTGGCCGGTGCCGTAGCGGTTGTCGAAGAGATATTTGGTATAGCTGTCGTTCACGGCTATGATTGGGAACCTCAGAACTCCGTCCTTCTCCATGGCACGGAGCCTTATTACTCCGGTCGTCGTCTCCTCGCTCGCACCCCAGAGCTCGTCTATCAGCTCTGTTCTCTCCTTCAGCACCGTCGAGACCATGTCCGCACCGTCGTCTATGATTATGTTCGGTTCTATGTCGAGCGCCTTGTGCATGAACTCGTAGTACTGCTCCCTGTCCTCCCCGCGGATCGCGTAGACCTTGACCCTCGCCTTTGCCAGAGCGGCGACAACGTCGTCCTGTGTCGAGAGCGGGTTGCTCGCCGCCGCTGAAACCTCCGCACCAGCAGCCTTGAGCGTGAGGAGCAGGAAAGCGGTCTTCATCTCAAGGTGCAGCGTCGTCGCGATTCTGACCCCTTTGAAGGGCTTTTTTTCCTCGAAGTCCCTCCTTATCGTCTGGAGAACCGGCATAAAGCGCGAGACCCAGTCTATCTTCTTCTCCCCGCTGGGGGCCAGGTTGATGTCCTTAACGCAGTAGTCCCTCGTGCAGTTCATCATCATCACCGCAGGGTTTTTAATCTGGAGGGTTAAAAAGGATTGGTGTCGCTATGATAATCGACCTCTCCCTCCCCATCTCGGAGAACACCCCGGTTTACCCGGACGACCCGCCCGTGAGTGTGAAGCTCTGGGCCGTCATCGACAGGGACGGCTACTACATGAACGTTCTGAAGATGGGGGAGCATTCAGGCACCCACGTTGACGCGCCGGCGCACTTCGTGCCCGGGGGTAAGACCATCGACGAGATGCCGCTTGAGAAGTTCATCGGTGAGGGCATAGTTCTGGACGTCAGGGATGGGGATGGGCCGGTAAGACTCGACGAGATTCCCGACGGCGGCTACTTTGGAAAGATGGTGCTTTTCCTGACGGGCGGCAGAGAGCTCTCCCCGGAGGTGGCGCTGTTTCTGGTGGCGGAGGGTGCAAGGGCCGTCGGGACTGATGCCATGAGCATCGGCGACGACGCCGTTCACAAGATACTCCTGAGTGCAGAGGTGCCTGTGTTTGAGAACCTGGCCAATCTGGAACTCCTCATCGGGCTGGAATTCACCTTTGCAGCGTTTCCCCTGAGAATAGAGGGCGGCTCGGGAAGCCCCGTCAGGGCGGTAGCCTTTGTGGAGTGAAATGCACACTTATTTCGCTTGTTTCGCTTGATGCAGAATTATTGTTCCCTTATTCGTATATTCGTGCCAGCTTAATCTAGATTAAACAGAGTTAAACGTTGTGAAACCTTTGTTAACAGTTAAAAGATAAACCTCGGTTCTCAAGACTTTTTTCTAAACAATCGCCAACGTACGTGGACGATTTCGTTAAAAAAGCTTAAATAAGCCTTTTTTCATAAAGACAAGCGAGGTGAAGAGCTATGATTGGGAAGAAACTGGCGGCAATCCTGTTTGGGCTGCTGATGTTGGGAATGCCGCTGACAGTTGGAAGCGTCAGTGCGGCGGAAGGGAGCGTTACAGTGATACTGGTCAGCGACAACGCGGCCGACAAGGCAATCGCCGAGTACTTGGCCAATGAAACCGGAGCCGTGATAGTCACGACAACGTGGGGCGTCTACGATCCGAACGTTACGGCGGAGATTATGAGCTACGCCCCGGACGAGGTGATAATAATCGGCGGCCCTGACGCGGTGGTCGATGAATACGTTGCGGACTTGGAGGAACTCAACATCAACGTCGAACGCTGGGGCGGCCAGAACAGGTACGAGACCAACCTCATGGTCATGGAACAGGCGAGGGTAAAGTTCCAGCTCCAGTTCAACGGGAGCGTCATAGCCCCCGGGAACGACAGCCTGGCCATTCAGAACGCCCTTCAGCTCGCGGTTCAGAACGGGGCGGTGATTGTCTACGTTAACAAGAGCACCAACGTCACGGGAGTCATGGAGCGGTTCCAGGTGAAAACGGCCACTGTGGTCAAGACGCAGGCATCTGAGAGGGTCATGGAGCACGTTAAGGAGCAGCTCCGCGAGTGCAACTGTACCGCCATGGAGGTTCAGGCCAACGTCACCAAGGAGACGGTTCTTCAGCTGATGGTTCAAGTTCAGGAGAGGCTCAAAACTATCGAGAGGATGGCAAACGAAACCAACTCCACCCAGCTCATGCAGCAGGTTAGGGTCATGGAGATGACGATGGAGAAGGCCAACCAGGCGCTTCAGGCCGGAAACTATGCCGAGGCGTACCGGTTGATGCTCGGACTCCAGGTTCGGACGGAGTTTGGCCTCAAGACGGCTAACGGTGAGATAAAGGCGATGATGGAGAGGGGCGAAAAAGTTGCCCTGGAGCATGAGATGGCAAAACTGGAAGCCCAGATAAGCGTCATGGAGAGGGCGGGAATAGACGTGGGCTCAATCAACACTCTGATGGAGGGGCTCAAGGTTGCGGTTCAGAACGGACAGTACGATGAGGCCAAGGAACTCATGAACCAGATAAAGGCCATGATAAAGGATGCCTATCGGAAAGGGAGGCAGGACATTAAGGACAGTGCCCAAAAAACCCACGGAATGGGTTCCTCGCGGCCGTGAATAAGCTAACACACGTTGAGCACCACCAAAGGGTATGGGATGTAAAATCAGCGGCTTGAATCAGCCTCTTTTTGCCGCTCCCTTCTCCTTTTCTTCTGCTCCCTGATGTACGGGTACCTCATGATGTGGCCGCAGTTGAGGCACTTGATGACAACGTGACCGTTCCTGAGCCTCACCCTGGCGTTGACGCCCGGAACGAGGAAGGAATGACAGCGCTTGCAGTAGCGGCGCTTCCACTTTCTCGGCATCCGGATTCTGGCCTTCTGCTGAACCGCGAGGGCTATCTCCACGTAGCGGTTGGCCAGCTCCGGCTCGTAGGGGAAGACCCTCTCAGCGAGTGTGAAAAGGGTCTCAATCCTCTCGCGGGCGATTCTGCGCTTTTCCCTCTGCTCCCTCTGGCGGATGAACTTTTTCTTGCTCATGGTATCACCGTATCAGTATCAGCTTTCCAGGAAACGGCTCGTAAATGTAGCCGGTGGCTATAAACTTTTCAATCAAGTTGAGGGCGTCCCGTTCGTTAAAGCCGTTCTTCAGCAACTCACTCAGGAACTCTTCCCTGGTGACTTCTCCGAGGGGGCTTGTGGAAACGAGGTCGTGGAATATCCGAAGTGCCTTCTGGGCACGGACGTCGTAGGGGATGTAGCGCTCGTACTCCTTTTCCAGCTCCATTATAACCTCCGGCCGCTTTTTAACGAGTTCGTCGAAGAACAAGCTCCACTCGTTCAGTATCGTATCGTCAATCTCCCTAACGTCTTTAACCGCCCTGTCGGTTACCTTTCCGTAGAACCGGGTGATGGCCCCAAAGAGTCTGCTGTCGAGATAGAACCTCATCCCCAGGTGGAGCACGCCGCTGGGAGTCGTCAGCTTCTCGAACGTTTCTCTGTACTCTCTCCTGCCCCATCTCCTCCATTTCAGGTGCTCGTCCCTCAGTCTGCTCAGCTCCTCGTGGCTCATTGATAGATAGCGCTCCCTGTTGATGAAAATGGTCACGAGCAGGTTGGGAATCAGCTGCCGGAATTCCCTGTTCTCCTCGAAGTATGGCTTCTCCTCCCAAGGCATGAGGACAAAGGGTGTTTCGGAGATTTTGGCCAGGGGGTCTGTTGGGTTTGCCTCGACGTCCCGGGGCAGCAGACCGATCGCCCTTTTGTTCACTATATGCCCCTCGCTCCATTTCGGCACTCTCACCAGTCCCCTCCTGGAGGAAGGAGTGTAGTATCTCATGTCCGTCCAGTTGGGATTGCGTATCCGGAAATCGATGTCCAGTG
Coding sequences:
- a CDS encoding cyclase family protein translates to MIIDLSLPISENTPVYPDDPPVSVKLWAVIDRDGYYMNVLKMGEHSGTHVDAPAHFVPGGKTIDEMPLEKFIGEGIVLDVRDGDGPVRLDEIPDGGYFGKMVLFLTGGRELSPEVALFLVAEGARAVGTDAMSIGDDAVHKILLSAEVPVFENLANLELLIGLEFTFAAFPLRIEGGSGSPVRAVAFVE
- a CDS encoding adenosylhomocysteinase, translated to MNCTRDYCVKDINLAPSGEKKIDWVSRFMPVLQTIRRDFEEKKPFKGVRIATTLHLEMKTAFLLLTLKAAGAEVSAAASNPLSTQDDVVAALAKARVKVYAIRGEDREQYYEFMHKALDIEPNIIIDDGADMVSTVLKERTELIDELWGASEETTTGVIRLRAMEKDGVLRFPIIAVNDSYTKYLFDNRYGTGQSTWDGILRTTNLLIAGKNVVVVGYGWCGRGIAMRARGLGATVIVVEVDPIRALEARMDGFLVMDMTEAAKVGDIFVTSTGDINCIRKEHFEVMKDGVILANAGHFDVEISKPDLESLAVEISEPRPNITEYRMADGRRLYLLAEGRLVNLAAADGHPAEIMDMSFALQAKAAEYILNNHERLEPRVYVLPREIDEMVARIKLASMGIKIEELTEEQRKYLESWEHGT
- a CDS encoding cell wall-binding repeat-containing protein, which codes for MIGKKLAAILFGLLMLGMPLTVGSVSAAEGSVTVILVSDNAADKAIAEYLANETGAVIVTTTWGVYDPNVTAEIMSYAPDEVIIIGGPDAVVDEYVADLEELNINVERWGGQNRYETNLMVMEQARVKFQLQFNGSVIAPGNDSLAIQNALQLAVQNGAVIVYVNKSTNVTGVMERFQVKTATVVKTQASERVMEHVKEQLRECNCTAMEVQANVTKETVLQLMVQVQERLKTIERMANETNSTQLMQQVRVMEMTMEKANQALQAGNYAEAYRLMLGLQVRTEFGLKTANGEIKAMMERGEKVALEHEMAKLEAQISVMERAGIDVGSINTLMEGLKVAVQNGQYDEAKELMNQIKAMIKDAYRKGRQDIKDSAQKTHGMGSSRP
- a CDS encoding ribonuclease P protein component 4, whose translation is MSKKKFIRQREQREKRRIARERIETLFTLAERVFPYEPELANRYVEIALAVQQKARIRMPRKWKRRYCKRCHSFLVPGVNARVRLRNGHVVIKCLNCGHIMRYPYIREQKKRRRERQKEADSSR